In a single window of the Gossypium hirsutum isolate 1008001.06 chromosome D02, Gossypium_hirsutum_v2.1, whole genome shotgun sequence genome:
- the LOC107909007 gene encoding 46 kDa FK506-binding nuclear protein: MSGRKKSSSATTENDAVDQLLQAAQDEMLLELSVDSHMSRVAPDYLNPDLRRRFQALRSRPSSSHSQQKKQSSAPPPSPPKPQPEQKEDEEKKDRKSKVVVPDNVDEELKAVLGDDLSARFAALKASLSSSSSNPTAATSISTNEGRIGLEKSDGEDDEEDEVERVIQWAKDAARLDPSPASDEDDDDLIGSDSDDKDTEYDDDPKHKKKESKLRKRGSP, from the exons atgagcggcaGAAAGAAGAGCTCCTCCGCAACGACGGAGAACGATGCGGTGGATCAGCTGTTGCAAGCGGCGCAGGATGAGATGCTCTTAGAACTCTCTGTCGACAGTCACATGTCCCGTGTGGCACCCGATTATCTCAACCCTGATCTCCGCCGTCGATTCCAGGCTCTCCGATCCCGACCTTCCTCTTCCCATTCACAACAGAAGAAACAATCATCGGCACCACCACCATCGCCGCCGAAACCACAACCGGAGCAAAAAGAAGACGAAGAGAAAAAGGATCGAAAATCGAAGGTTGTCGTTCCCGACAATGTCGACGAGGAACTGAAGGCTGTGTTGGGCGATGATCTCTCCGCACGGTTCGCTGCTCTCAAGGCTTccttgtcttcatcttcttctAATCCTACTGCTGCTACTAGTATTTCCACTAACGAAGGTCGTATCGGTCTCGAAAAATCCGACGGCGaagatgatgaagaagatgaagttgaAAGAGTGATCCAATGGGCCAAGGATGCTGCTCGCCTTGACCCTTCTCCTGCCtctgatgaagatgatgatgaccTAATCGGTTCTGATTCCGATGATAAAGATACTGAGTATGATGATGAtcctaaacataaaaaaaaggaaTCAAAACTTA GGAAACGAGGGTCTCCTTAA
- the LOC107909006 gene encoding mitochondrial import receptor subunit TOM40-1: protein MAGLVPPGTSSDACKPAHSKADEKTDYMNLPCPIPYEELHREALMSLKPETFEGLRFDFTKGLNQKFSLSHSVFMGPTEIPSQSAETIKIPTAHYEFGANFIDPNLMLIGRVLTDGRLNARLKWDLSDNFTVKANAQLSNEPHMSHGMFNFDYKGKDFRSQFQMGNGALFGASYIQSITQHLSLGGEVFWAGQHRKSGIGYAARYETDKMVATGQVANTGIVALSYVQKVSDKVSLATDLMYNYMSRDVTASVGYDYILRQCRLRGKIDSNGCTTSYLEERLNMGLNFILSAEIDHRKKDYKFGFGLTVG, encoded by the exons ATGGCGGGGCTTGTACCTCCTGGTACCTCATCCGATGCTTGCAAGCCGGCTCATTCCAAAGCTGATGAGAAAACTGATTACATGAATCTCCCTTGCCCTATTCCTTATGAAGAGCTCCACCGCGAAGCTCTCA TGTCTCTGAAGCCAGAAACTTTTGAAGGATTGCGATTTGATTTCACCAAAGGACTAAATCAGAAATTCTCACTCAGTCACAG TGTGTTTATGGGCCCAACAGAAATCCCTTCTCAATCTGCTGAAACCATTAAAATTCCTACTGCTCACTATGAATTTGGTGCCAACTTCATTGACCCGAAT TTGATGCTTATTGGGAGGGTGCTGACTGATGGTAGACTCAATGCAAGACTGAAATGGGATTTGTCTGACAATTTTACTGTGAAGGCTAATGCTCAG CTCTCAAATGAGCCTCATATGTCACATGGCATGTTCAACTTTGATTACAAG GGTAAAGACTTCAGGTCTCAATTCCAAATGGGAAATGGTGCGCTATTTGGAGCTAGTTACATCCAG AGTATAACACAACATTTATCCCTAGGTGGTGAAGTATTTTGGGCTGGTCAGCACCGAAAGTCAGGCATTGGTTATGCTGCCCGATATGAAACAGATAAGATG GTTGCTACAGGGCAAGTTGCAAATACTGGAATTGTTGCTTTGAGCTATGTTCAGAAGGTATCTGATAAG GTTTCTCTCGCGACAGATTTGATGTATAACTACATGTCAAGAGATGTAACAGCAAGTGTCGGCTACGATTACATCCTTAGACAG TGTCGTTTGAGGGGAAAGATCGATTCCAATGGATGCACAACCTCGTATCTGGAAGAGCGATTAAATATGGGCCTAAACTTCATTCTCTCTGCAGAG ATAGATCATAGGAAGAAAGACTACAAATTTGGATTTGGATTGACTGTGGGGTGA